The sequence caaacaaacacaaacaaacaaacacaaacataaaccaatgcaaacaaacatgcacaaacagacaaacacaaacaaacaaacaataaacacacaaacaaacagacaaacacacccaaTGAACGCTATACCTAACAAACGTTGAAAGGCAGAGCACGAGCATCTGGCCTTGCCAAATTGCATAAAAACTCGCTCAGCTTCTTGCCTCTGCTCACCAGTGACGAGATGAGGAGGCGCCTGcgcaacaacaaatacaaccaTCTATTAGTACATCACGAAATCACACACCGACCATCATAATCTGAGCAGCATGTTCAAGCTGAACAATCAAATCGCCCTCCATACCACCACACCAATTAATATCCGGGTATTTTGGTCACAATCATATCCCGGATAAATGGCTCGTGCTCTGACCCAAACATGGCAATCTAATAGTATATGTAgttatgtgttttgtttgtgtgtatactcTGTATGTACTTGCACCAGATTTCTGTGTGCgccaacaataataacaataacaatatcCCGGACATTCGGCACGTGTTGGAGTCCTACCTCGTTGACATCCCGGATAATCGGCACGTGTTTCGGCGCGAACAATGGCGGCTTCAAATGTGGCTCAAGAAGCGGTCGCTACGTACGTTGGACAGAAGGTTGCGTGTGTGAAATGGAGGCCGACGCCTTTGGGAAGTCTAGAGGAGCCCACACAATTTGCGTTTGGCAGCTGGGATGACGATGTGAGACGCTGCTTTCATTCTCGTTCATGGGTTGAGTTTTCTGCATCGTTTGTGAGTTTTCTATTGATGTTAGAGGAATAAGGTGTGCGTGTGGAGGACTGGAGTGCGTGGAGACGGTGGGTTTTGGGGTGAGCGGTCGAATGTTGTGCGTGAGCCGCAGATTGAAGCTGAAGTTGAACATGATGGAAATGTGACTGATATCGAGGTCAGTGAGAGTTAGTCAGTCGCTTGTCgtcatgttgtgtgtgtctctaCTTTGGCATGATCATGCAGTGATGTTCTGTGCTGTTGACTTTAATTAAGGTAATAAAACTGATTTTGtttatgaattaattaagaaggaGGCAGAccttattaattaaggcaattaaaaaatttgattttttaGTTGAGAGTTGTCGATGGTGTAGCTGCAAAGCACATGCAAATGCACACGTTTTAGTCATGATTGCAGCTGATCTATTGTTGAAGCTGGTTGAGTTACAATGACTcacatggacagacggatgggTAGACAGACTTTGTAGATACAATCATTTGGAACATTTAATAGTCAACGATGGTTGTCAGTGAGAAATCGGATTTAACTTGTGTTGCTTttgtttaataaattttaatttttttatgtaACCATCTGTATATTAAGAGATGAAATGTAATCAGTCATGTGACTATTTTTttattctgtgtgtgttgtgtctcaTAGTTTATGGATGCAGAGAGATTAGTTGTTGCATCATCAACGGGTTCTGTCTGTATTATGAGACATAGAACAACATCTCACGTACTACTGTATTGCCTATCTTTTGTCTTTGATTTGCTGaagttgtttgtattgtagacaATAGATGTTACTCATCCTTGGGAGAGACCACATTTCCATTCACGTAGAGACTCGTTAGCATCTTGTACCGCCGTATCAGTCAATCCACCGGATGTAGCAACCGTAGGAGAAGACGGCAAAATAAATGTTCTTAGGTTGGAGAGGAGGGACCCACTACTAACACTAGGCAAGAAATATTTTATGGTCACTTGaaattattttgtaattttctttttctttctagaAGCCGATAGTTTGACAATGACTTGTATTACTTGTGTACGGCAATCAGAGCTGCTAACAGGAAGTGTTGGAGGACAGCTAAAGCTATGGGACATACGACAGCCAACAAACCATCCAGCAAAGATCTTTTTACTGTAAGACTTTATTATGTAATGAAAGACACTACGTTAGTTATGGTGTGGAGCAGCTGCTTGAATGAACTAACATACTAAGACTAATGGTGTACACTAGTTTTAGTATTACCATGGAGGTTGACATACTGAAGTCAGATGGCCAACCAAATCACGGATTACTGCTCTGCCTTGATACTAAGGAGTAAGCATCACGTAAACATCTGTGGACATGCAAGAAGTTTGTAAATGCTTAAAGCCATTCTCAGTAGGGTTAGAATCACCTGGTCATATTTGTGTGGTGAAAAGTCTCAGATAAGCAAGAGAGCATATTTGAGTTTCTTGTCTTTACTGTTTATTACAGATATGTAGGGCTCATCCATGAGCATGCAGAGAGTAGTTTGGGTGGAGGAGAGAATCACAGTGGTTCAAACACTTTTGTCAGGAAAATATAATAAACTGTACATTTTGGTAAGACCTGCTGCAGCTAATCTTGCTATTGTATACATACAGCATTTAATCCAGTTGAGGGTGGAATACTATGGCATTTGCACACGTAGAGACAACATGCCAATCTATTTCTATGCTACAGAATGTCAACTGATATCTGGGGTGCTGGACAGCACAGCTCCACACCACCCAATCTTTACTGTAACGAGTTAATAATGTAATATGACCAAACTCTCTCATTACTTTACTCTAATACGAGTTACAGACTTACGTCTGTTGTTCTCATTTGTATCTAGGTTCATTTATAAAAcaagttgtattgtgttttctCAGAGTTGGTGAACCAGTAGCATTACATTGTTTGGATCAACATCCAAATCAACATCATCTTCTTGCAACGGGCAGCGAAGATGGAGTACTCAGCGTTTGGGACACACGGCAAGAATGCTCGCCTGTAGGGCAACGAGAGGCCCACACCTCAAGCAGTAAGTAGTCATGTTGATATGAatgaatcacgtgactgtagtCTCTCTACTTTAGTTTGGACAGTCAAATTCCACCCCACCTGCCCTGATAATCTCTTCACTAGTTCCGAAGACGGTTCTGTATGGCACTGGGATGCAACCACCCGGTCAACAACTATGATTATGGGAACTCCAGGTGATCACATAGGCATCGGAATAACAGCAGGAAGTGGGACATCGTATAGTCCCTGGATGCTAGACGATTCGACTAGAGCTGAAATACTTGCTACTAACCTCATACCGTGGCATAGACTGCCAGTGCACTCACTTGACATACAAATGAGACACCTTGTGTGTGGGACAGACAGTGAGGCTATAATTCTAATGAACGACCTTTCTATACGATAAGTAATTATAATAGATTTACATCACTATTGCTATTATTAACTGCCATTGTATTTATGATTATAGATTTAACGGAGTTAAGATTCGTCCACATTATCTAGATCACTCCTATAGTTTGTATAACATCGAAACTCGTTTCCTAAATTGTTTGAATGCTTTGGTACGAATCTGCACGTTTTCACTCCCAGCAGCTTCGAACACAATTCTTCCATTACTAATCCTGTAATAATTCATTACAATCAATCACGTGCTCATCAAATCAATCAAACATTGAGGCAGATCTTTCTCACCGGTACAAACAAGAATCTTGTCTTTCGCTAagtgtttgattgttttgctGGTTTTAACAAGACACTCTTCAGACATGAATGGAGGGTCTGCAATGACTAAGTCATATGAGTACGGTGGATATGATATCGAGGTTGGCAGGTTGAAAGGATCGTTGTAGTCATAAAATATGAACTCATTATGGACATCAAAACGTCTGTCGTATTCTAGTAAAGTGCACGAGCATTGAACAGGAAACGTCGATTTAAGTTTGAGGAATAAAGTGGGACATGAAATGCAAGCCACTCGACCACCACCACTTGCTCGGACCGCCTCCTCTGCTAGTACTGCTGCTGTTGAATCATCGTACCAAAATTGACTGAGTTGCTTCACACCAGGTAGATATCACAATTCCACTATGTGAATATTACATACAAAGTGTGAGTGCTAATACCCAGTTTTCCATCAAACGCCCCTTGTGGGGTCCCTCTTGTGTTTCTCTCTCCGCAATCGCTTGCTCGGTAAAGAACTCCGATAGAGCTGCTAAAGTGTCAGTAGAAAGCCTCGGCTCACCGTCGTCATCGCTGTCCGCCATTTGGCCAAATTTGCAAGTTCCACTGCAAGTGAAGCGAGGCTAATGACATGCGCAGAGTCGTAGAGACTAGACTCTGGACACGCGCAGAGTCTACGGAAGCGAGTTCGAAAGTATGAGGCTCGTGTTTGAACGAGCGGTGGGAGAATGTGGCTCCCAGCCTTTTCTGGAAGACTTTCCGGCCTCACAGCCGTTCAGCTCTTGCGACAGTAGCAGCCTCGAGCTGTAGAAGCGGTATTATGGTattagagagacagagagCGGTACCGCAGGTAGTACAGTACGATACGCACAGTACGGTATGTACGGTACCGCAGGTGGTAAGTATACGGTATGGTACCTAACCGGTGTGGCTGGCGTGAAAGGCGATATCGATTTCAGTCGCATAATTCAATCGCAAGCAACAGAGATCTCTACAGTCCCATCCAAGCGACTCTGGGACTCTATCAGCTTGCGAGGTCAAGCTCGTTTACTAATATACGTAGATGCAACAGCTGCGGCATGCGCAGGGCCACAAGAACACCGAGCATCACAAAATTGTTCCAGCTCGAGAGAACAACGCGATACCTTGAAGACCAGGTTGCGAATGCCTCCACTACCAGACGTGACGTCTTTTTATTCGCAATTTGCCGATGACACAAAGTGACAACGCACACAAACCCACGTCGACGTTTCAATCTCCTCCCCCTGGGCCTGTTGCCTCGTTTGGGCCAATCCGTATGCGTAGTTGTTCTGTGGCCGGTCAAGATCGAGAAAAGCCAACAGTCTAACAATAACGTTTCAATACTCAACCAGTTCTTGACACCAGACTCACATAAATATCTCTTGTGTTTATCAACAAGAATCTGCAGCACCAGCAGACCAGCTGCAGAGCCCCATGTACACATGATGTGCTATACCGTCCAGATTCACAGCCCTATCAACCTGCATTTAAGATCTAAACAAAATGTCAATGGCTAACTGCTACGATAAAGCAGGAATAATGAGCTCTGCTGTCTCGTCTGTACTCCGGTTGTAAACTCTAACAGATAGGCCACATTGCCTAAACATCagacaacacaataacacaattGCAATTCCAAATTTCAAACCGATAAGCAATCAAACCGAGTCAGCTCACTGAGAAGCTCAATTGTCAAATCTTCACTCTTTCTATGGTCAGAATTGGGTTGAAGCTATAAGAAATGAGAATTACTGACGACTATGCATGACAATGTGCCCTGGACAGCTAGAGAAATGTTAGACAGTCTGATTACTGAGTGAGTAAGCTACAATCAATCTCACCTCTACATTGACTGCTAAAGTCAATACTTTCACACTAGACTTGCAATACAAATAATGATGAcaaaatatttgttgtttgtttgtctgttcataaCTCTGTGTTCTATTGAATCCGTCTTTTAGCCTGATGTTCATCCATTAGCTCACCTACTAATAAGCTTTTCTATTGCCTgatcactgtctgtctgcctgcctatctAACCATAAGTTTGACAATCTCATCTGCTCCATGCATGACTGTTAATCGTATCTGTTATCACCTTTATTTCTCCAATGAGACGTTCATCAACTAGTTTTTCACAGCTCTCACTTTCATACAGCAAAATTGCAGTTGGTTCACCCTGTACGCAATCGCAACAAGATCAGATCAGAATAAACACAAGCACCAAAATCTCACGACAACagaaaatattaataacaaacCCTGACTTGTGATGATAAGTCCAACGTAATTTTAGAAGTGACAGGCAACAGCGACTGTTTGGAAACAATTGGAATAACAGGAGATGCACCATCTGTACCAGCAACCTGAAAGTTAAAGCAAATGTTTAGTAGCCTCTAGGGTCCTTAAGTTAAAGACAAAAACTTACTACAGCAACAAAAGAGTGAGCCGCACAGTCTAATTGAGTGGTAGAGTCAACAGACATGTCAGTAAGTTGATCATGAAGTAGAATGCCAACCTACAAAAGTATGAAATGCTACACAGGCCAGAATTTGTTCACCGCATATTTTGAAGTTCATTAGATATGAATCAGGAAAAAACAGCAACATGTTCCAAACATCTTGAAGTTTTATTGGTTGTAATACAACATGTAGTGTCCAGAAAAGTCTTAGCAGTTACAGACTAAAGCTGTCCCAGCAATTCCACTACTTGTCTTACAATCAGAAAGTCAGAGTACAGACAagagtaaaataaaataaacaaataatcattttaaaattaaaaacacaattggacaaacacagagacaaacggacagacagataagcagacagacagacaaacaacaaattaggaaaacatacatacacacatatttgctgtatttcttTCTAAATTTTATAAACATTTGGGTCATTTCTAATTCCATCTTAAAATCATTCAATTACACAATGCACACTTGCATGTCATCagtattacaatacaataattgtTACTAGTAACCTCAGTAGCTGCTCCTTGTGCTACAACCTCTTCAGGGTTAATGCTTTCAAGAATCTCTGCATTTAAAAACATTTGTTTCAGAATTTGCTTGATGCGGGGCATGCGTGTTGCTCCTCCACTGAGAACAATCTGCAACAGGCAGAAATTAGGACAAGAGATCGAGTTTAGTAATAAAAATGTGATATTACATAAGTAATAGAGGATTTTTCTATTTCAGCTGTCTTCATGACATCATCTATTGGCTGTGTGCATTTGATAAACTCAGCAGCACAGAGGTCTTCAAATCGTGCTCTACAACACACAGATGGTTGTCTTTCCATTTCCAATTTCATCACTGTCTGTCCTTCATctctctggtctgtctgtccatcacatatatttgaacttttatctatgatacattttgcaatgcagggtactatgtactgtccaactactagtagtgttcatcaactaaactaagctaaaattgaaacttgtgtaataaaacaaaatgagtACTACACctaaaaactacagtgtacaagcaaagcctccagtaccagctagtggctgaagtactgggtggcaaagaggtcacatctgtgttgtcttcagacatcgaagatagctttttagaaatgactctagcattgcacttctggagctgaatagaaaagcgtttggaccagaagtcgataaactccgCAGCGTTCAGTCGTCCCACTTtgtctgatgacttctttgctaatttgcacaggagtttccagccatcgatcccccaagctcctaaatgctccattaccagtggggttacagtggcaattatgtcacctggtaattgctgtttgctgtatttctgtttctttctgtctgctctcctctctgcagcgacaccactaacaccagcagatgatggaaagatgtcactactccatgggtgggcgagGGAGATATCAAGGTCAACATTGTTTCCAATGTCTGAGTCAAAAAATAcgatgtctggtctgttgtctgtggttgtaTAACGACTCCTCGGCTCCCTGCAGTGGTGGACATGCAACCCACGgaaacaatcagaccagacgGACGAAATCGATTCGTGAGGCCATACCAGCCCGCCACCAGTCTTACAGGTCAGCAAATGGTATCCACTGTCATCTATAAGAGCTCCACAATTGCATGTCGTTGTCCAGCTGGAGAAGGCTATGGGCAAACCCAAACAAAGGAAGGACGTCAAGCAAAAATCGCAAGAATTGAGTGCGAACACTTCCGATGTAGGGATAGCATTAAGCCAAGCCCCAGCGCCCTTACCTGTTGTTGAGCGTAGGAGGACTGCATCTCTGGCAGTGGGGGCATTTTCGAGTAGATACTGAGCATTAGAAGGAGCAGTGACAGAAGACAGCTTTTGTTGAACTTTCCCAGTACATGGCAGGTAGTCGGAGATATTTTTTCTGAAGGGACAGACCTTGCTATGACCTCACTGATTGAAGTGGTTGAAGAGCTTAAGAGACTGTCGATCGATAATAGGTCGTAAAACAGGGAATCGGAATGGCAGCTCTGTAAAAGCGTTGgcccaggatgcaacaaaAGCTGGTTGTCTCATTGACAGCATAGGAATCATCCCAAAACCGCCCATTCTGATGGATAAAGAAGCCTGATGCCAAATCCTGTCATCAACCATGTCATAGCCTAAGAGGTGAGAGAAGGTTTCTTTTGTCCTAGAGTCATGGATTGTAGAAGCATGAACTAGCAAATCAGGATGGACTGTCCGGGCCAAATGGTTAAGGTTGGGGACGTAACAGCATCGTAATAGCAGCATTGCACTCTGAACATCATCCAATTTGGTAAGCTGATCGCACAGTGAGAGCTTTGACTGGGCTATGGTGGCACAAGAGATGTAACGAATGATATCGAACCAATCGGAGAACCAAGGAAGAGTGCACCCTCACAAGACACAGGAATTTCTTCACACCCTTCAACAGCAGTCGAGGACGATTGAGAGAATATCTCGCACTTTTGTCTGCTATGACCAGATTGATGGTTGAGAAGGTCTCCTTCAAGTCATGAAACGCAGTCAAAACAGATTTCGCCCCACCCAGCAAAAATACGTCATCCAGGTAGGCCAGTACGCGTACTTGAGAGTGGGATTTCTGAATCTTAGTTAAGACTGAATGAATGGCCGTAGCAAAAAGAACAGGACCCAGAGGGTCTCCTTGATGAACTCCCTCCTCAGATGGAATTACTACGGTAGAGGAACCCTGCATGAAGACAAGGGAGCTgggtttgccatacatttgaaTCACATGGTTGTACAAGTCAGGAAAGGTAAGAGAAACTTGTTCCATGATCTGGTCTCTGCTGACAGAATTGAACGCGTTCTTAACATCTGACTTCAAAACTATCCAATTGGGATTAGATTCCAAAGTGAGACTTATATGATGCGCTATCAACTCTGTACCACATTTCGTAGACACACCATGCTGAATGGAACAGAAAACCTCAGTAAACTCTTCCTTTTTTGTGAACAAATAGTCCTGGCTGTAAGTCGGCGAATAGATTCCCCGATGGCAATGGGTCTCACATCACCATTTGGCTTGGCCAGAGCAATCAGTCTTGAAGAAGAAAAGAGGGTGGCAGCCACATCGAGCAATATTCCCTTAGCAAATGCCGAACAGGCAGAGAAAGACCATCTGCAGTATCCTCATTTTCCAGTAGGATTTTAAAATGCTCAAAACGCCAACCACTAGGACCAGCACCAGATCCATGTGGAGCTTGCCTAATCAAATCGAAAAGTAACAACCTAGACAAGGTGATCAACTCACAACTAACATTGGGTGGAGGGGGGAGAGCTGAAGATCTGGGAGGGTGTTTGAAGATCAACTTCCTCGCCGTATCCTCAGTGGACGGAGCCAGACCGTTACTGGTTAGAATTCTAGACGCACGTGATAACTCTCCGCATCTTACTAGCCTCAGAGCAGCCGCTTTTCTTGCATTATCCCCAGTAGTGGGTGACTTCCTGGGTAGAGAGGCTCGCAGGCAAATAAGGTCTGACCAATTTCAGCTGAGAAACTGGTGGTAAGCAGCCTTCACATCACGTAAACCATGTTTTCCTCCCCTCGCCAGAGGAGAGAGGAGCATGCGAGGCAGTAGAAACAGGAGTTTCCATGCTAACTCATCAGAGGGATCATCACAAATCTTTCCAAGTGCTACGACACAGCAATCTTGGAAACATGCTTTGACAGTAGGATGGATAGTTTGGACAACTCTGGGAGGTGCAGCTTTCAGAATGTCTTCTACTGTAAGATCCCGAATGTAATTCCACGCAGTAGTTTCCGTGTCCAGATTTATATTCTGAGAAAGTGCGGAGTCCAGGAACGTCGTTGATGAAACGAGTGTGGGTTGAGTACCAGGGGAAGAAGCTTGAGAAGAGACGTTAGCTTCCACATTCCCGCAGTGAGGTGTGAAAGAAACACCCTCCCTCTGTTCTTGACTAGACCGTTGATGCCGAGATCTGCACTGAGACGAATGTTGATCCAGTTTCAAAAATCAGTTCGCGCAGAAAGAACATTGATGAAGACGCAAGCGAGCAATGAAATCAGCCGGAAGGAGATTGGgatatctgtccgtctgtctgtccgtctgtctgtctatctgtgtctgtctgtctgtctgtctgcctgtccgtctgtctgtctgtccatccattcgtctgtctgtctgttgatcaaCAATTTCCATCCCTTCACACATCTATCCATTGAAATCTCGCCTGTTTGTCTGGCAGCTCATTGACCAGCTGTCAGACACTCTCTCCACCTTCAAAAAAAAAAATTGTACCTAGAAATTGTTGATTGAAAATCCATCCCTTCATGCAGCATGTCCACAGCTATAGCTGCTTGATTCAATGTTGAAAGGATCTTTTTCGTATTTTCAACAACAGCTTGCAACTTTCGAATTCCTTGACCTCCAGCTTCCAACTCAACCCTTGCAGACCTGAAGACAAACATCACTCAAGCAAAACTTATAAAATTGCTTGCAAATTCATCAGTGCAACTGACATTGTACCTTTGAAATTCCTGTCGAAAATAATCAGTTAAAGCAGCATCAAACAACTGACCACCAAGGTCAGTGATATGTTGAGAAGTCAGCACTTTGTACAGTCCATTGATGTATTCTAATATAGTGAGATCAAGTGAGCTCCCTCCGAGATGGTAAACAAGAACATAGcagctacacaaacaaaagcagTGAGCAGTGCAGTAAATACATAAAAACCATGCATCACAAGCATTGGGATTGCAGCAACACATCATAATTGGTGTCTTTCAATTGTCATTCTgaccaatctgtctgtctgtctgtctgtctgtctgtctgtctgtctgtcaaaggtattataTTCTTCAAATAATTGAACATTACAACGACGACAAGCTAACAAACATATACTAGGActtaaaacaaataaaactaGAAACAATCACAGTTCCAAATATAACACtactgcaaacaacaagaacaaaactgtctgtctgtctgtctgtctgtctaactgagCTGGTCGTGAGGGCTACCACCTtttgacatgtaaatatggaggcAAACCTGTGTGGACGCATAACTCCATAGTGTCTGCATGGAGTGATTGCCTAAGTGATTTACTCATTCTCCACCAAGTAGAACCGAGACAGCGATTTGTAGACAACGAAAACCAGACTGACATCACGCTCTATGACACTAACACTGGGGGAGCAACGACATCATTAAAGGTGCAGCCAGAGAAGGTGGTCATGCAGCAGCTAAATGAGAagcagcaaagtcaaaaaatACTCAGAGGAATTGCTAGCAGATGGATCTAAGCCTATAGTTGTTCCactcgtctttgaacacttcggcGGATGGGGCTTAAAGGCGGAAGAGCTGTTGAATGAGCTGGGGAAGGAGGCAAGAGACTTTGATGGAAGAAGGGTTGCAGCagagtttaaaaccttctggCGAAAGAGAATTTCTATTACccttcaaaaatgcaacagcagagtgatttaGTGGAAGCTGTTAAGGCTTTCTGTGCACACATTAGGAGATGACAATGTTTTGGAATAGATAGagagagacattcagtgttgtacacattagcaatagtcttgTACTATAGGTAAAGCATTTCGTTttaacagtaactgttgtagtagtgaagattgttgacaataagaACTtgatgctgtctgtctgtctgtctgtctgtctgtctgtctgtctgtctgtccgtcaatacatatattttttgaacattgaactattatacatcaactgcaaatcaTAAAGTAAAGTCCAACTacacagcaattacaagcttctaaagtcttcaaactacagctgtctgtctgtctgtctctctgtctctctgtctgtctatctctctgtctgtctctctgtctgtctgtctctgtctgtcaatacatatattttcaaacattgaactattatacaccatctaagcaaagcaacgaAATACTtgtactacccaagccaatagagcttggttctacctacaactatttatgtttatgtggctgtctcttgcaACAATCTTCTCTATTttactgtcaatcactctagcatttgatcgttgtagacacacaaaaaacacagaCCTCCAGTacgtcttgaaggttgatgcatttggctttccgtcttcgtctcttctgtctgtctgtctgtcagtcttgtcttgtcttgtcttgtcttgtctgtctgtctgtctgtctgtctgtctgtctgtctgtcttgtcttgtcttgtcttgaCTGTCTgcctccctgtctgtctgtcggtctgtctgtctgaccaaCTGCCTTTCCTTCCTGATAATCTTTATCAGTCTATCTCTGTACTATACTGCCTGTCAGtctcacaacacacaacaatcagTAAACTATTACATAACACAACCATAGCACCTGACAAAACATTGGCTATCGCTGTTTGCTCCATCACTTTGGCCAACACCTACATGTATAACCCAAACATCCATCAACACAAATCATCAGCTACCAACAGAACAACACACTGAGCAAACCATAAGCCAGTACTGCTGCACTAGGTTCACTAATTACTCTCAAAACAGCAAATCCAGCAGACTCAGCAACTGACCTAGAAAATCAAGAAAGTGTGAGAAATCTATCTGACATGCAGTGCAATGTTGCTGACAAAAATATTTCACTAAGTACGTGATAGCAAATACTCATCTTCAGACATGATGTAACTGACTAACCGAATTTCTTGTCTCTGTTCACATGTAAAGTAACTTGGTGCTGCAACAACAGCTGCTATTGAACTGTCAGCACTGCAACCACCGCTTACTGCCGTTTCTACAAGACAATTAGGCATATAacttagtgtgtgtgtgtgtgtgtgtgtgtgtgtgtgtgtgtgtgtgtgtgtgtgtgtgtgtgtcagggtTGTGTTATGTCTCCTGTATTATTTAATCTCGTCATGGACAAGATTGTATGCAAAGcactaaacaaagctaaagCTGGCAgagtagaaattgaatacaggaaagagggaagtctctacatgaactacagagtcaaagctcaaggaactagtgtcattaaagctgctatgtatgctgatgatttagCTTTAATTGGGAAGGCCTCGGGTgaactacaaaagttagtagacagtctacatgagtcctgctgtaaatggggaatgaaaatcagcatcaagaaaacaaaagttttgagcattgGTTGCGAGCAGGCACGTATTCTTCTTGAcggttctgttcttgaaaacattacagagtttacttacttggggagtatcatgagccaagatggtggatgcattgctgaaattgatgctcgtataagcaaagcaagtaaactttttggttcctggaagaaaagggtatttaccaacagacacttttcaatctccacaaagatAAAAGTTTTtcgtgctttggtgagacctgttttgctgtatggatgtgagacttggtccgttacacaaccaaacttgcaacacttaaatacattccacatgcggtgcattcgatcgattcttggtgtctcaagatggaataaaatcaagaattcagacaatttagaacgagcgtgtgaagaccctattgctatgacaatacagagaCAACGATTGCAATGACT is a genomic window of Corticium candelabrum chromosome 11, ooCorCand1.1, whole genome shotgun sequence containing:
- the LOC134186531 gene encoding heat shock 70 kDa protein II-like isoform X2; translated protein: MAGVGIYFGSTSACLALFKNGRVEVLSDDSGERTTPTCVTLIGGEMLVGVPARQRLVRYPESCLSNIKQFIGKQNFDLRSQLSSCDSQVQHTAGNLSITLKNGNDSKQFGVLQLATAVFKKLRETAVSGGCSADSSIAAVVAAPSYFTCEQRQEIRSVAESAGFAVLRVISEPSAAVLAYGLLSVGQSDGANSDSQCFVSCYVLVYHLGGSSLDLTILEYINGLYKVLTSQHITDLGGQLFDAALTDYFRQEFQRSARVELEAGGQGIRKLQAVVENTKKILSTLNQAAIAVDMLHEGMDFQSTISRARFEDLCAAEFIKCTQPIDDVMKTAEIEKSSITYIVLSGGATRMPRIKQILKQMFLNAEILESINPEEVVAQGAATEVGILLHDQLTDMSVDSTTQLDCAAHSFVAVVAGTDGASPVIPIVSKQSLLPVTSKITLDLSSQGEPTAILLYESESCEKLVDERLIGEIKLQPNSDHRKSEDLTIELLSELTRQCGLSVRVYNRSTDETAELIIPALS
- the LOC134186531 gene encoding heat shock 70 kDa protein II-like isoform X1, with protein sequence MAGVGIYFGSTSACLALFKNGRVEVLSDDSGERTTPTCVTLIGGEMLVGVPARQRLVRYPESCLSNIKQFIGKQNFDLRSQLSSCDSQVQHTAGNLSITLKNGNDSKQFGVLQLATAVFKKLRETAVSGGCSADSSIAAVVAAPSYFTCEQRQEIRSVAESAGFAVLRVISEPSAAVLAYGLLSVGQSDGANSDSQCFVSCYVLVYHLGGSSLDLTILEYINGLYKVLTSQHITDLGGQLFDAALTDYFRQEFQRSARVELEAGGQGIRKLQAVVENTKKILSTLNQAAIAVDMLHEGMDFQSTISRARFEDLCAAEFIKCTQPIDDVMKTAEIEKSSITYIVLSGGATRMPRIKQILKQMFLNAEILESINPEEVVAQGAATEVGILLHDQLTDMSVDSTTQLDCAAHSFVAVVAGTDGASPVIPIVSKQSLLPVTSKITLDLSSQVRGEPTAILLYESESCEKLVDERLIGEIKLQPNSDHRKSEDLTIELLSELTRQCGLSVRVYNRSTDETAELIIPALS
- the LOC134186531 gene encoding heat shock 70 kDa protein II-like isoform X3, translated to MAGVGIYFGSTSACLALFKNGRVEVLSDDSGERTTPTCVTLIGGEMLVGVPARQRLVRYPESCLSNIKQFIGKQNFDLRSQLSSCDSQVQHTAGNLSITLKNGNDSKQFGVLQLATAVFKKLRETAVSGGCSADSSIAAVVAAPSYFTCEQRQEIRSVAESAGFAVLRVISEPSAAVLAYGVGQSDGANSDSQCFVSCYVLVYHLGGSSLDLTILEYINGLYKVLTSQHITDLGGQLFDAALTDYFRQEFQRSARVELEAGGQGIRKLQAVVENTKKILSTLNQAAIAVDMLHEGMDFQSTISRARFEDLCAAEFIKCTQPIDDVMKTAEIEKSSITYIVLSGGATRMPRIKQILKQMFLNAEILESINPEEVVAQGAATEVGILLHDQLTDMSVDSTTQLDCAAHSFVAVVAGTDGASPVIPIVSKQSLLPVTSKITLDLSSQVRGEPTAILLYESESCEKLVDERLIGEIKLQPNSDHRKSEDLTIELLSELTRQCGLSVRVYNRSTDETAELIIPALS